The following proteins come from a genomic window of Anopheles ziemanni chromosome 3, idAnoZiCoDA_A2_x.2, whole genome shotgun sequence:
- the LOC131286911 gene encoding dentin sialophosphoprotein-like, with product MSSVRDTASFFTRGNSAQFEYVLALYPQVLQLKANSKCKKPDELIKLDDWYQNKLPQLIKKRGKDQYMLHEELVKTMKWKQTRGKFFPQLSYLIKVNTPRAVQAETKKAFRKLPNLEQAITALSNLKGVGTTMASALLAAAAPETAPFMADECLMAIPEIEGIDYTTREYMNFVQHIQTTTDRLNRECHPVPAGEEPAQDSSNTPDASAVKGNGNGTSAEAEADASDAEDDSTNSSNEGTSSAEKKKNQPDTTNDTLKAHEKKWSPHRVELALWTHYVASELQPDLLENIPEEGRNSTNDTNASSSSGSNHNKSDSPDSATKTNGATLAEEPSDESNSATEHGKSGPVSDESSKLGLDSLDECTKSEDSMEKPSTTTPASTTATTTTISSTTTSSRKRPVPANHLLSSSKRRSADGERNSSGDDDDDDDGEASPRLSKHTKIG from the exons ATGTCGTCGGTACGAGACACGGCATCCTTCTTCACCCGGGGCAACTCGGCCCAGTTCGAGTACGTGCTCGCCCTCTACCCGCAGGTGCTGCAGCTAAAGGCGAACAGCAAATGCAAGAAGCCGGACGAGCTGATCAAGCTGGACGACTGGTACCAGAACAAGCTGCCCCAGCTGATCAAGAAGCGGGGCAAGGACCAGTACATGCTGCACGAGGAGCTAGTCAAGACGATGAAGTGGAAGCAGACGCGCGGCAAGTTCTTCCCGCAGCTGTCCTACCTGATCAAGGTGAACACACCGCGGGCGGTGCAGGCAGAGACGAAGAAGGCGTTCCGCAAGCTGCCCAACCTGGAGCAGGCCATCACGGCGCTGTCGAATCTGAAGGGAGTCGGCACGACGATGGCTTCGGCCCTGCTGGCTGCGGCCGCTCCCGAGACCGCACCGTTTATGGCGGACGAGTGTCTGATGGCGATACCGGAGATCGAAGGCATCGACTATACGACGCGCGAGTATATGAACTTTGTGCAGCACATCCAGACGACGACGGACCGGTTGAACCGCGAGTGCCACCCGGTACCGGCTGGCGAAGAACCCGCACAGGATAGCAGTAACACCCCGGACGCTTCGGCCGTGAAAGGTAACGGAAACGGGACGTCTGCCGAGGCGGAAGCGGATGCTAGTGACGCCGAGGACGACAGCACGAACTCGTCCAACGAAGGCACGTCCTCCgcggagaagaagaagaatcaacCCGACACGACGAACGACACGTTGAAGGCGCACGAGAAAAAATGGTCCCCTCACCGGGTGGAGTTGGCTCTGTGGACACACTACGTCGCCAGCGAGCTTCAGCCGGACCTGTTGGAGAACATTCCGGAGGAGGGCCGGAACAGCACGAACGACACCAATGCGTCCTCGAGCTCGGGCAGTAATCACAACAAATCGGACTCGCCGGACTCGGCGACGAAGACAAACGGTGCCACGCTGGCAGAGGAACCGTCGGACGAAAGTAACTCGGCCACCGAACACGGGAAGAGTGGGCCCGTGTCGGACGAGTCGTCCAAGCTCGGACTGGACAGTCTAGACGAGTGTACAAAGTCGGAGGACAGCATGGAAAAGCCGAGCACCACCACACCCGCTtctactactgctactactactactatttcTTCTACAACCACCAGCAGTCGTAAAAGGCCTGTGCCCGCCAAC CATTTGCTGAGCAGTTCCAAACGACGATCGGCTGACGGGGAGCGAAACAGTtccggcgatgatgatgatgatgatgatggcgaggCATCTCCTCGGCTCAGCAAGCACACTAAAATTGGATAA